One window of the Populus nigra chromosome 4, ddPopNigr1.1, whole genome shotgun sequence genome contains the following:
- the LOC133692627 gene encoding protein RRP6-like 3 isoform X1: MEYKDKLKIAALTIASLAALSSVIFLVTSSSKHYRRRRRKQQQQQKQSSSCYLQSHQKPQLSFKRVLLDNSFSQFKHLNLHAASSSNLHPYEAEIKALIENPESFEDCYSDHQKMSEFFSYVWIETETQLKDLAHTLSKHKVFAVDTEQHSLRSFLGFTALIQISTRNEDYLVDTIALHDVMGVLAPVFADPTICKVFHGADNDVLWLQRDFHIYVVNLFDTAKACEVLSKPQKSLAYLLETYCGVATNKLLQREDWRQRPLSAEMLEYAQTDAHYLLYIAGCLIAELKLQDRDNSNCPNDKFDFVLEARRRSNMICLQLYAKEVEAFPGESAASSIFSRHLNGQRGSSISYETQDLVRCFCTWRDLMARVHDESLRYVLSDQAIVSLAVKVPTTPEEIFDTIAEADLNVENVNLNSSLPSPSPVVCSHLDDLYYLIKDKKSNADEVLLQILQNCLGPNGSCPLSVYNYALLINCDLIMKNRLVSKQSPVINSKQVARKASRELFVQKFSCKSPVYHNCRIYANDGRLLCYCDRRKLEWYLRRDLAKLVDDDALAIMLLFEPKGLPEDEGNDFYIQSKKNICVGCGEGSHYLRYRIIPSCYRMHFPEHLKSHRSHDIVLLCVDCHELAHAAAEKYKKQVAKEFGIPLFVRKVVDSKEIPVISESSSSVMNVEETGVSPLHLRTAAMALLRHGQRMPLKRREELTQIVMQYYGGREISEEDLERALLVGMSPHERRRFEKKRRFSSKHSTEVILLDKEQMGAAYTMAVSATGNSLEKAVTKDGLETTEMESTGTKELDYFMVKDTISNKEMNSDENEASDTKDEYAGIDDDNCEGGPSNGTARNDESAPHKNNSKLSLLGHGPHGKQVVDHILEEYGEDGIRQFCQRWRQVFVEAVHPRFLPAGWDVMHSGRRDFGEFSVYNPTNKAPAADT, encoded by the exons ATGGAATACAAGGACAAATTAAAAATCGCAGCATTGACCATCGCTTCTCTAGCAGCACTCTCTTCTGTTATTTTCCTAGTAACCTCCTCCTCCAAGCATTACCGCCGGAGACGAcgaaagcagcagcagcagcaaaaacAAAGCTCATCGTGCTACTTACAATCCCACCAGAAACCACAGCTTTCTTTCAAACGCGTCTTGCTTGATAACTCCTTCTCTCAATTCAAGCACTTAAATCTCCATG CAGCGAGCTCATCGAATTTGCATCCATATGAAGCGGAGATTAAAGCTTTGATAGAAAATCCTGAGTCGTTCGAAGACTGTTATAGTGATCATCAGAAAATGAGTGAATTTTTCTCTTATGTTTGGATCGAGACGGAAACTCAATTGAAAGACTTAGCTCATACATTGAGCAAACACAAGGTTTTTGCTGTCGATACGGAGCAGCATAGCCTCCGCTCTTTTCTCGGTTTCACTGCTCTAATTcag ATATCTACTCGAAACGAAGATTATTTGGTGGATACGATTGCATTACATGATGTAATGGGTGTTCTTGCCCCTGTTTTCGCTGATCCAACTATTTGTAAG GTGTTTCACGGGGCAGATAACGATGTTCTCTGGCTGCAGAGAGACTTCCATATATATGTTGTTAATTTGTTTGATACTGCGAAG GCGTGCGAAGTGTTGTCAAAACCTCAGAAATCATTAGCATACTTGCTTGAAACTTATTGTGGTGTAGCCACAAACAAATTGCTACAG CGTGAAGATTGGAGGCAACGCCCACTATCAGCAGAAATGCTAGAGTATGCTCAAACAGATGCACACTATCTACTATATATTGCAGGTTGTTTAATAGCTGAGCTCAAACTACAGGACAGAG ATAACTCAAACTGTCCCAATGACAAATTCGATTTTGTTCTGGAGGCTAGACGTCGTTCAAACATGATTTGTCTTCAACTCTATGCTAAAGAGGTTGAAGCGTTTCCTGGTGAGTCTGCTGCATCATCAATTTTTTCCCGTCATTTGAATGGTCAAAGAGGGTCATCAATTTCATATGAGACACAG GATCTTGTGAGATGTTTTTGCACATGGAGGGATCTAATG GCTCGTGTTCATGATGAGAGCTTGAGATATGTGTTATCAGATCAGGCTATTGTCTCTCTTGCAGTCAAAGTTCCCACAACTCCTGAAGAAATATTTGACACCATAGCAGAAGCTGATTTGAATGTGGAAAATGTGAATTTAAATTCTTCTCTCCCATCTCCATCCCCTGTTGTTTGCAGTCATTTGGATGATCTCTATTACTTGATCAAGGACAAAAAAAGCAACGCTGATGAAGTTCTCCTTCAAATTCTTCAAAATTGCCTGGGTCCCAATGGGAGTTGTCCATTGTCTGTTTATAACTATGCATTACTGATTAACTGTGACCtaataatgaaaaatagatTAGTTTCCAAACAGAGTCCGGTTATAAATTCAAAGCAAGTTGCTCGGAAGGCTTCAAGAGAACTATTTGTTCAAAAGTTCTCCTGTAAATCTCCAGTGTATCATAACTGTAGGATCTATGCAAATGATGGGCGGTTGCTTTGTTATTGTGATCGGAGAAAGCTTGAATG GTATCTCCGTCGAGATCTGGCAAAacttgttgatgatgatgctcttGCCATAATGCTTCTTTTTGAACCAAAAGGTCTTCCAGAGGATGAAGGGAATGATTTTTATATccaaagtaagaaaaatatatgtgttGGCTGTGGTGAAGGAAGTCATTACTTGCGCTATCGAATAATCCCCTCTTGTTATAGAATGCACTTCCCTGAGCATTTGAAAAGTCATCGTTCTCATGATATTGTCCTCCTTTGTGTGGACTGCCATGAACTTGCTCATGCTGCTGCTGAAAAGTACAAAAAACAGGTTGCTAAAGAATTTGGAATTCCACTTTTCGTTCGTAAAGTAGTTGATTCTAAAGAAATTCCAGTTATAAGTGAGTCATCTTCATCAGTAATGAATGTTGAGGAGACAGGGGTATCTCCATTACATTTGCGCACAGCTGCTATGGCTCTTTTACGCCATGGACAAAGAATGCCACTCAAGCGCCGTGAAGAACTGACACAG ATTGTGATGCAATATTATGGAGGAAGGGAGATATCCGAGGAAGATTTGGAAAGAGCTCTGCTGGTTGGCATGAGTCCTCATGAAAGAAGGCGatttgagaagaagagaaggttttcatcaaaacattctACTGAGGTTATCCTTTTGGACAAAGAACAGATGGGTGCAGCTTATACCATGGCTGTATCTGCCACCGGAAATTCACTGGAAAAGGCTGTTACTAAAGATGGTTTAGAAACTACTGAAATGGAATCAACAGGTACAAAAGAACTAGACTACTTCATGGTAAAAGATACTATTTCTAACAAGGAAATGAATTCAGATGAAAATGAAGCTTCTGATACAAAAGATGAATATGCTGGAATCGATGATGATAATTGCGAAGGAGGCCCCTCAAATGGAACAGCTAGAAATGATGAAAGTGCtccacataaaaataattcgAAATTATCTCTGTTAGGACATGGACCACACGGAAAACAAGTTGTGGATCATATATTAGAGGAATATGGTGAGGATGGCATTCGGCAATTTTGTCAGAGATGGAGACAAGTTTTTGTTGAAGCAGTTCATCCTCGTTTCTTACCTGCCGGCTGGGATGTAATGCACAG
- the LOC133692627 gene encoding protein RRP6-like 3 isoform X3, producing MSEFFSYVWIETETQLKDLAHTLSKHKVFAVDTEQHSLRSFLGFTALIQISTRNEDYLVDTIALHDVMGVLAPVFADPTICKVFHGADNDVLWLQRDFHIYVVNLFDTAKACEVLSKPQKSLAYLLETYCGVATNKLLQREDWRQRPLSAEMLEYAQTDAHYLLYIAGCLIAELKLQDRDNSNCPNDKFDFVLEARRRSNMICLQLYAKEVEAFPGESAASSIFSRHLNGQRGSSISYETQDLVRCFCTWRDLMARVHDESLRYVLSDQAIVSLAVKVPTTPEEIFDTIAEADLNVENVNLNSSLPSPSPVVCSHLDDLYYLIKDKKSNADEVLLQILQNCLGPNGSCPLSVYNYALLINCDLIMKNRLVSKQSPVINSKQVARKASRELFVQKFSCKSPVYHNCRIYANDGRLLCYCDRRKLEWYLRRDLAKLVDDDALAIMLLFEPKGLPEDEGNDFYIQSKKNICVGCGEGSHYLRYRIIPSCYRMHFPEHLKSHRSHDIVLLCVDCHELAHAAAEKYKKQVAKEFGIPLFVRKVVDSKEIPVISESSSSVMNVEETGVSPLHLRTAAMALLRHGQRMPLKRREELTQIVMQYYGGREISEEDLERALLVGMSPHERRRFEKKRRFSSKHSTEVILLDKEQMGAAYTMAVSATGNSLEKAVTKDGLETTEMESTGTKELDYFMVKDTISNKEMNSDENEASDTKDEYAGIDDDNCEGGPSNGTARNDESAPHKNNSKLSLLGHGPHGKQVVDHILEEYGEDGIRQFCQRWRQVFVEAVHPRFLPAGWDVMHSGRRDFGEFSVYNPTNKAPAADT from the exons ATGAGTGAATTTTTCTCTTATGTTTGGATCGAGACGGAAACTCAATTGAAAGACTTAGCTCATACATTGAGCAAACACAAGGTTTTTGCTGTCGATACGGAGCAGCATAGCCTCCGCTCTTTTCTCGGTTTCACTGCTCTAATTcag ATATCTACTCGAAACGAAGATTATTTGGTGGATACGATTGCATTACATGATGTAATGGGTGTTCTTGCCCCTGTTTTCGCTGATCCAACTATTTGTAAG GTGTTTCACGGGGCAGATAACGATGTTCTCTGGCTGCAGAGAGACTTCCATATATATGTTGTTAATTTGTTTGATACTGCGAAG GCGTGCGAAGTGTTGTCAAAACCTCAGAAATCATTAGCATACTTGCTTGAAACTTATTGTGGTGTAGCCACAAACAAATTGCTACAG CGTGAAGATTGGAGGCAACGCCCACTATCAGCAGAAATGCTAGAGTATGCTCAAACAGATGCACACTATCTACTATATATTGCAGGTTGTTTAATAGCTGAGCTCAAACTACAGGACAGAG ATAACTCAAACTGTCCCAATGACAAATTCGATTTTGTTCTGGAGGCTAGACGTCGTTCAAACATGATTTGTCTTCAACTCTATGCTAAAGAGGTTGAAGCGTTTCCTGGTGAGTCTGCTGCATCATCAATTTTTTCCCGTCATTTGAATGGTCAAAGAGGGTCATCAATTTCATATGAGACACAG GATCTTGTGAGATGTTTTTGCACATGGAGGGATCTAATG GCTCGTGTTCATGATGAGAGCTTGAGATATGTGTTATCAGATCAGGCTATTGTCTCTCTTGCAGTCAAAGTTCCCACAACTCCTGAAGAAATATTTGACACCATAGCAGAAGCTGATTTGAATGTGGAAAATGTGAATTTAAATTCTTCTCTCCCATCTCCATCCCCTGTTGTTTGCAGTCATTTGGATGATCTCTATTACTTGATCAAGGACAAAAAAAGCAACGCTGATGAAGTTCTCCTTCAAATTCTTCAAAATTGCCTGGGTCCCAATGGGAGTTGTCCATTGTCTGTTTATAACTATGCATTACTGATTAACTGTGACCtaataatgaaaaatagatTAGTTTCCAAACAGAGTCCGGTTATAAATTCAAAGCAAGTTGCTCGGAAGGCTTCAAGAGAACTATTTGTTCAAAAGTTCTCCTGTAAATCTCCAGTGTATCATAACTGTAGGATCTATGCAAATGATGGGCGGTTGCTTTGTTATTGTGATCGGAGAAAGCTTGAATG GTATCTCCGTCGAGATCTGGCAAAacttgttgatgatgatgctcttGCCATAATGCTTCTTTTTGAACCAAAAGGTCTTCCAGAGGATGAAGGGAATGATTTTTATATccaaagtaagaaaaatatatgtgttGGCTGTGGTGAAGGAAGTCATTACTTGCGCTATCGAATAATCCCCTCTTGTTATAGAATGCACTTCCCTGAGCATTTGAAAAGTCATCGTTCTCATGATATTGTCCTCCTTTGTGTGGACTGCCATGAACTTGCTCATGCTGCTGCTGAAAAGTACAAAAAACAGGTTGCTAAAGAATTTGGAATTCCACTTTTCGTTCGTAAAGTAGTTGATTCTAAAGAAATTCCAGTTATAAGTGAGTCATCTTCATCAGTAATGAATGTTGAGGAGACAGGGGTATCTCCATTACATTTGCGCACAGCTGCTATGGCTCTTTTACGCCATGGACAAAGAATGCCACTCAAGCGCCGTGAAGAACTGACACAG ATTGTGATGCAATATTATGGAGGAAGGGAGATATCCGAGGAAGATTTGGAAAGAGCTCTGCTGGTTGGCATGAGTCCTCATGAAAGAAGGCGatttgagaagaagagaaggttttcatcaaaacattctACTGAGGTTATCCTTTTGGACAAAGAACAGATGGGTGCAGCTTATACCATGGCTGTATCTGCCACCGGAAATTCACTGGAAAAGGCTGTTACTAAAGATGGTTTAGAAACTACTGAAATGGAATCAACAGGTACAAAAGAACTAGACTACTTCATGGTAAAAGATACTATTTCTAACAAGGAAATGAATTCAGATGAAAATGAAGCTTCTGATACAAAAGATGAATATGCTGGAATCGATGATGATAATTGCGAAGGAGGCCCCTCAAATGGAACAGCTAGAAATGATGAAAGTGCtccacataaaaataattcgAAATTATCTCTGTTAGGACATGGACCACACGGAAAACAAGTTGTGGATCATATATTAGAGGAATATGGTGAGGATGGCATTCGGCAATTTTGTCAGAGATGGAGACAAGTTTTTGTTGAAGCAGTTCATCCTCGTTTCTTACCTGCCGGCTGGGATGTAATGCACAG
- the LOC133692627 gene encoding protein RRP6-like 3 isoform X2, which translates to MEYKDKLKIAALTIASLAALSSVIFLVTSSSKHYRRRRRKQQQQQKQSSSCYLQSHQKPQLSFKRVLLDNSFSQFKHLNLHASSSNLHPYEAEIKALIENPESFEDCYSDHQKMSEFFSYVWIETETQLKDLAHTLSKHKVFAVDTEQHSLRSFLGFTALIQISTRNEDYLVDTIALHDVMGVLAPVFADPTICKVFHGADNDVLWLQRDFHIYVVNLFDTAKACEVLSKPQKSLAYLLETYCGVATNKLLQREDWRQRPLSAEMLEYAQTDAHYLLYIAGCLIAELKLQDRDNSNCPNDKFDFVLEARRRSNMICLQLYAKEVEAFPGESAASSIFSRHLNGQRGSSISYETQDLVRCFCTWRDLMARVHDESLRYVLSDQAIVSLAVKVPTTPEEIFDTIAEADLNVENVNLNSSLPSPSPVVCSHLDDLYYLIKDKKSNADEVLLQILQNCLGPNGSCPLSVYNYALLINCDLIMKNRLVSKQSPVINSKQVARKASRELFVQKFSCKSPVYHNCRIYANDGRLLCYCDRRKLEWYLRRDLAKLVDDDALAIMLLFEPKGLPEDEGNDFYIQSKKNICVGCGEGSHYLRYRIIPSCYRMHFPEHLKSHRSHDIVLLCVDCHELAHAAAEKYKKQVAKEFGIPLFVRKVVDSKEIPVISESSSSVMNVEETGVSPLHLRTAAMALLRHGQRMPLKRREELTQIVMQYYGGREISEEDLERALLVGMSPHERRRFEKKRRFSSKHSTEVILLDKEQMGAAYTMAVSATGNSLEKAVTKDGLETTEMESTGTKELDYFMVKDTISNKEMNSDENEASDTKDEYAGIDDDNCEGGPSNGTARNDESAPHKNNSKLSLLGHGPHGKQVVDHILEEYGEDGIRQFCQRWRQVFVEAVHPRFLPAGWDVMHSGRRDFGEFSVYNPTNKAPAADT; encoded by the exons ATGGAATACAAGGACAAATTAAAAATCGCAGCATTGACCATCGCTTCTCTAGCAGCACTCTCTTCTGTTATTTTCCTAGTAACCTCCTCCTCCAAGCATTACCGCCGGAGACGAcgaaagcagcagcagcagcaaaaacAAAGCTCATCGTGCTACTTACAATCCCACCAGAAACCACAGCTTTCTTTCAAACGCGTCTTGCTTGATAACTCCTTCTCTCAATTCAAGCACTTAAATCTCCATG CGAGCTCATCGAATTTGCATCCATATGAAGCGGAGATTAAAGCTTTGATAGAAAATCCTGAGTCGTTCGAAGACTGTTATAGTGATCATCAGAAAATGAGTGAATTTTTCTCTTATGTTTGGATCGAGACGGAAACTCAATTGAAAGACTTAGCTCATACATTGAGCAAACACAAGGTTTTTGCTGTCGATACGGAGCAGCATAGCCTCCGCTCTTTTCTCGGTTTCACTGCTCTAATTcag ATATCTACTCGAAACGAAGATTATTTGGTGGATACGATTGCATTACATGATGTAATGGGTGTTCTTGCCCCTGTTTTCGCTGATCCAACTATTTGTAAG GTGTTTCACGGGGCAGATAACGATGTTCTCTGGCTGCAGAGAGACTTCCATATATATGTTGTTAATTTGTTTGATACTGCGAAG GCGTGCGAAGTGTTGTCAAAACCTCAGAAATCATTAGCATACTTGCTTGAAACTTATTGTGGTGTAGCCACAAACAAATTGCTACAG CGTGAAGATTGGAGGCAACGCCCACTATCAGCAGAAATGCTAGAGTATGCTCAAACAGATGCACACTATCTACTATATATTGCAGGTTGTTTAATAGCTGAGCTCAAACTACAGGACAGAG ATAACTCAAACTGTCCCAATGACAAATTCGATTTTGTTCTGGAGGCTAGACGTCGTTCAAACATGATTTGTCTTCAACTCTATGCTAAAGAGGTTGAAGCGTTTCCTGGTGAGTCTGCTGCATCATCAATTTTTTCCCGTCATTTGAATGGTCAAAGAGGGTCATCAATTTCATATGAGACACAG GATCTTGTGAGATGTTTTTGCACATGGAGGGATCTAATG GCTCGTGTTCATGATGAGAGCTTGAGATATGTGTTATCAGATCAGGCTATTGTCTCTCTTGCAGTCAAAGTTCCCACAACTCCTGAAGAAATATTTGACACCATAGCAGAAGCTGATTTGAATGTGGAAAATGTGAATTTAAATTCTTCTCTCCCATCTCCATCCCCTGTTGTTTGCAGTCATTTGGATGATCTCTATTACTTGATCAAGGACAAAAAAAGCAACGCTGATGAAGTTCTCCTTCAAATTCTTCAAAATTGCCTGGGTCCCAATGGGAGTTGTCCATTGTCTGTTTATAACTATGCATTACTGATTAACTGTGACCtaataatgaaaaatagatTAGTTTCCAAACAGAGTCCGGTTATAAATTCAAAGCAAGTTGCTCGGAAGGCTTCAAGAGAACTATTTGTTCAAAAGTTCTCCTGTAAATCTCCAGTGTATCATAACTGTAGGATCTATGCAAATGATGGGCGGTTGCTTTGTTATTGTGATCGGAGAAAGCTTGAATG GTATCTCCGTCGAGATCTGGCAAAacttgttgatgatgatgctcttGCCATAATGCTTCTTTTTGAACCAAAAGGTCTTCCAGAGGATGAAGGGAATGATTTTTATATccaaagtaagaaaaatatatgtgttGGCTGTGGTGAAGGAAGTCATTACTTGCGCTATCGAATAATCCCCTCTTGTTATAGAATGCACTTCCCTGAGCATTTGAAAAGTCATCGTTCTCATGATATTGTCCTCCTTTGTGTGGACTGCCATGAACTTGCTCATGCTGCTGCTGAAAAGTACAAAAAACAGGTTGCTAAAGAATTTGGAATTCCACTTTTCGTTCGTAAAGTAGTTGATTCTAAAGAAATTCCAGTTATAAGTGAGTCATCTTCATCAGTAATGAATGTTGAGGAGACAGGGGTATCTCCATTACATTTGCGCACAGCTGCTATGGCTCTTTTACGCCATGGACAAAGAATGCCACTCAAGCGCCGTGAAGAACTGACACAG ATTGTGATGCAATATTATGGAGGAAGGGAGATATCCGAGGAAGATTTGGAAAGAGCTCTGCTGGTTGGCATGAGTCCTCATGAAAGAAGGCGatttgagaagaagagaaggttttcatcaaaacattctACTGAGGTTATCCTTTTGGACAAAGAACAGATGGGTGCAGCTTATACCATGGCTGTATCTGCCACCGGAAATTCACTGGAAAAGGCTGTTACTAAAGATGGTTTAGAAACTACTGAAATGGAATCAACAGGTACAAAAGAACTAGACTACTTCATGGTAAAAGATACTATTTCTAACAAGGAAATGAATTCAGATGAAAATGAAGCTTCTGATACAAAAGATGAATATGCTGGAATCGATGATGATAATTGCGAAGGAGGCCCCTCAAATGGAACAGCTAGAAATGATGAAAGTGCtccacataaaaataattcgAAATTATCTCTGTTAGGACATGGACCACACGGAAAACAAGTTGTGGATCATATATTAGAGGAATATGGTGAGGATGGCATTCGGCAATTTTGTCAGAGATGGAGACAAGTTTTTGTTGAAGCAGTTCATCCTCGTTTCTTACCTGCCGGCTGGGATGTAATGCACAG